The genomic interval CACGCATCTCACCGATCAGAATTATGTCCGGATCCTGACGCAGTATCGAACGCATCCCCTCGGCAAAGGTAAAACCGGCCCGGGAATTGATCTGCCCCTGATTGATTCCATCAAAATGAAGCTCCACCGGGTCTTCCATGGTGACGATGTTTTTTGTTGTATCGTATATGTGCTGAAGTGAAGCGTAAAGAGTGGAGGTTTTTCCACTGCCGGTCGGTCCGGTGACCAGAAGAATTCCGTCAGGCTTCTTTAAAATCTCGAGAAACCTTTTCTGCACATGTGGAAGAAACCCAAGTTTGTCAATTGTGATCCCAAGTGATTCCGGATCAAGAATACGCATTACGACCTTTTCGTTCACACCTCTTTTTCTTGTCATGGCCGGGAATGTAGAGACGCGAAGGTCAATCTCTCTTCCATCATGACGAATCTGAAATCTTCCATCCTGGGGTTTACGCTTTTCGGCGATATCCATCCCTGCCATAATCTTGAGACGGGAGATGATCTGAGCCCTGAGCTGCAGGGGAATGGGATTTTTCTCAATCAAAACGCCGTCAATTCTGTACCTCAGGCGCAGATACCCCTCCATCGGTTCAAGATGAATGTCAGATGCTCTCTCGGAGATAGCCTGATTTACCAGAAGATTAACCAGTTTTACAACCTGAGCCCCCTCCTCATCGGAGAGGGATTCGGTACCCTCTTCAACCTTTACCAGATCAAGTTCCCCGGCTTCTTTCACATCACCCAGCAGCTGAGTCATCTCCTCAAGCCCGGAAGAGTAGTGTTTGTCAATTGCACCGACAATTCCCTTCTCTGTGGCAATCACCGGTTCGATCTCTTTACCGGTTTTAAATTTCAGGTGATCCAGAGTACGCAGGTTTGAAGGATCTGCCATGGCGACAGTCAAGATTCCGTCCTGCTCAAAGAGTGGAATTACTTTGTATTTTCTTGCGATCTCCTCCGGTATTGTTTTCAGCACATTTTTTGAGAGTGTGAGGTTCTCGATCACCACATGCTGAACATCGAGCTGGGCACTAAGCACATCCACCAGCTTGTTTTCTGTGAGGTACTTAAGTTGAGTGAGACATTTCCCAAGACGCAAACCAGTACGACGCTGCTCTTCGAGCCCCTTGTTGAGCTGCTCTTCGGTGATAAGCCCCTGCTCGATCAACACTTCACCGATTCGTTTCCTTTGAGTTAGCTGGATCTGTTCACCGAGAACGGCCGACAACTCCTCATCGGTAATAAACCCATTGCCAACCAGGATTTTCCCGACACTGACCCCGGTCCTTTTATGCTCCTGCAGAGCCATAAGCAGCTGCTCATGAGTGATCATGCCCTGAGCGATGAGGATCTCTCCAAGCTTTTTACGTCGTCTTTGCATAACCATAGAATTTTCGCAATACCTTCTTGATTATTTTATAAAACCTTCAGAATATGAAACTTTAAACTTTACAAAATCCCGACTTCAGGGACAAGTCATCTGCAGTGGTCGTAGCTTTCTGCAGTGAGAACCTGCAGCCTGTTTTGAGAATCCCGCACCATCATGCCGTTATATTCAGGAGTAAATCTGCCCAGAGAGATAAATTTCAGTCCCAGTTCTTTATAGCATTTTTCATCGGGATTGAACGTTTCATCTGCTGCAAAAAGAAGCTCATACTCCTCGCCTCCGTGATAGAACCACTCCGCGCACTCCCGGCTCAGTTCCTCTGCTAATTTTACCATTTCCCCACAGTGTTGTAAATAATTTGTTTCAAACAAAAAACCAATCCCATTTTCATAACAGAGTGTCCCCACATCCTTTGAGAGACCGTCTGAGAGGTCCATTCCCGCGTGGACCCTTTTGTCAGAAGCAAGCAGAACCGCAGCCTCAATGCGGGGTGCAGGTGAGATATGCGCCTCGAGCAGAGAACAGTACATTTCAGGAACGGCCCCGGGCCCGTAATAATTCAAGGCAGCAAGACCCGCAGAACTTCTTCCCGGCACCCCCGTAACCCACAACCGGTCACCGGGCCGGATCCCTTTTCTTTTCAACACTCTTCCCCCCTGGGGCACCCTTCCCATGAGGGTCACTGCAATTACCCATACAGGACCAGCAGAAATGTCCCCACCCACAATCGGGAATTTCCACTTTTCAGTTGCCTTTGAGAATCCCAGATAGATTTTTTCGATCTGAGAAATTGTTTTTTCCTGATGTTTGGGGAACACCAGCTGCACTACCGCACTGTCAGGCACGGCTCCCATTGCAGCACAATCGCTGATATTGCTGACCATCGCCTTGTAGGCGATTTGCTCAAGGGTCATGTAGTCAGTTGAGAAATGAACATTTTCCACAGACACATCTGCTGTTATTATCAGCTTCTCCCTGTCAGATCCCACCCTCACAGCCGCATCATCACCAATCATCTCCTCATAGCTGGGATTATCCCCCGAGTTGCTCAGAGCGGATTTGATTTTTTCGATTATTTCATACTCTGCCGATGGAAAAGGGTGCACATTTTCTCCTTTGGGGATAATTTTCAGGTATAATATAGATAATAGTAGGGAATTTTTCCTGTACTTCTCCTATGAAGTTACCATTTACTATTTTTTTCTCTTTAATCACATTTTTCTCTTTCGCTCAGGTAATCCTATGAAAATCCCTTACATTCCCCAAGACGGCAAAGACAAAATAAGCGCATTCGGCTCAGCTTTGGTTGATCTCTGTATACTGGAGCGCGATGAATTTTTGAAATCCTGCGGTGCCAGCAAAGGCGGGATGGTTCTGACAGACCACCTCTTCATCAAATCACTTCTGGAGAAGGCCTCAAGTGCACCGACCATCATTCCCGGTGGCTCAGCCTGCAATACGATTTTGGGAATCGGGAAACTGGGGGGCAATGCCTGCTTTATAGGGAAAAGAGGGGCAGATAAGCTTGGAGATCTTTTTGAGCAGGGATTGCGGGAACATAATGTGGAATCAGTTCTTTTGAATTCTGAGATTCCCACAGGTCATGTGTTGTCCATTATCACCCCCGATGCACAGCGTTCAATGTTTACCTTTCTGGGGGCTTCGGCAGATACAAAGCCTGAAGAGATTAGTGAGAGCTATTTTAAGGATACTGCCCTGGTTCACTTCGAGGGATACCTGGTCAGCAATCGCCCGCTGCTCCTTAAGGCTCTTGAGTGCGCCAAATCTTCGGGAGCTTTGATTTCACTTGATCTTGCAAGCTATACGGTTGTGGAACAGTCAAAAGCGTTTCTTGATGAGATTATCGACAACTATGTCGATATTCTTATCGCAAACGAGGATGAGGCCGCGGCCTTCAGTGGTCTTTCCGTTGAAGAGGAAGCGTTTGAGTACCTTGCCTCCAGGGCGGAGATTGCGGTTATGAAGCTTGGTAAAAGGGGGAGCATAATTGGCCACGACGGAGAGACGATTATTATCGCCCCGCAGGGTGAGGGTGACGCCATAGATACCACCGGGGCGGGGGATCTATGGGCTGCGGGCTTTTTATATGGACTGATAAACGGCATGTCACTTAGAGAGTGCGGAGCTTTGGGAAGTGAGTGCGGGTTTGAAGTATGTCAGAATATTGGAGCGGTTATTCCCCCCCAGGGGTGGGAGAGGATAAAGATAAGACTGCAGGTGGAAGAGAAGGGGATGCCTGCATTATCCTGAGATTGACGGCAACAGAAGGGCACAAAGAGGGTGAAAAGGGATCCTGTGAAAGCAGGGTCCTTTTTTTTGGTCGGGTATTTGCTTCTTTTTTTTGGGGGGAAGTCATTATGGGATTGGAAAAAAACAGGAAAAGGAGCTCAATATGTATCTTGAAACCGATACACTTCTTACCACCGCACAGGCGATGATGATGCAGGGCAAGGGAATACTTGCAGCCGATGAGAGTATGGGCACGATAGGCAAAAGGTTTCAGAAGGTAAACCTAGACTCCACCCCTAAGCTTCGTCAGGCCTACAGGGAGATGCTCTTCACCGCCCCGGGAATAGAGCAGTATATTTCTTCGGTTATACTGTTTGATGAGACGATACGTCAGAGAAGCAGCAAAGGTGTTCCTTTTCCGGTTTTGCTCAGGGAACGGGGTATAATACCCGGTATCAAGGTAGACCGCGGGACCTCAGAGATTCCCTTCTCCCCCGAGGAGAAAGTCACCGAAGGGCTTGATGGTCTTCGGGAGCGTCTTTTGGAGTACAGAGAGCTTGGAGCACAGTTTTGCAAATGGAGAGCGGTATTTTCTATCAGCTGCGATACCCCAACAGATATCTGCATCTCCTCCAATGTGCATGCGCTTGCACGCTATGCCGCGCTCTGCCAGGAAGTGAACCTTGTACCCATGATTGAGCCAGAAGTGCTAATGGATGGGGATCACGATATCGAAACGTGTGCAAGGGTGACCCTGAGAGTGAATAATCTTCTGTTTAAGGAACTCCTCGATCACAAAGTTAAACTTGAGGGAGCGATTCTCAAGCCCAACATGGTTTTACCGGGCAAAGAGAGTGAGCGGCGGGCAGATGTTTCCGAAATAGCCCAGAGCACAGTCAGGTGCTTTAACCGTACCGTTCCCCCTGCAGTCTGTGGCATAGCGTTTCTCTCCGGAGGTCAGTCACCGTTTGAAGCCACGGAGAATCTCAATGCAATAAACAAATCAGGTTCATACCCCTGGCGTCTCACGTTCTCTTTCTCCAGAGCCCTGCAGCAGCACCCCCTTGAGATCTGGAGAGGCAAAGAGGAGAAAGTTAAGGAGGCACAGGCAGCTTTTGTTCACCGTGCCCGGTGCAATAGTGCAGCCAGCACAGGAAATTACACAAAGGAGCTCGAAGAGCACTTTGAATAGTTTCGATTCTTTGGAGGTGAGAGATGCGTTCGATCTGGAGCGGAGCATTGGCATTTGGTCTTATCTATATACCTGTGAAACTCTACGATGCCACCAGGACTCACAGGATAAATTTCGATATGCTCAGAAAAGAGGACCTCTGCCGTGTGAGATATGTTCGGGTTTGCGGAGAGAGTGGAGAGGAGGTGCCCTTTGATGAGATAGTCAAGGGGTACCAGTACCGCAAAGGCGAATATGTAGTGCTTGATCCACAGGATTTCAGGAGAGCCAATGTCAAAAAAACACAAACCATTGAGATACATGGTTTTGTGGATGGTGGGGAGGTGGATCAGAAATTTCTCGAAAAACCCTATTACCTTGAACCCCTCAGAGGAGCTGCAAAAGCCTATTCACTGTTAATCGAGGCGCTGCAGAAAAGCGGCAAAGTGGCTGTGGCAAGATACGTGATGAAAACCCGGGAGCATATGGCTCTTATAAAGCCGTATGAAAACGTACTGGTGCTGAATCAGATGCGTTTTGCAGATGAGATCCGTTCCTCTTCACAGCTTGATCTCCCATCGGTCAAAGAGCAGCAGATTCCGCAGCGTGAACTGGAAATGGCAGTTAATCTGATTGAGCAGCTTACGATCCCCTGGGAACCGGAGAAATATCACGATTCCTATTTTGAAGATCTTCAGAGAATAATACAGGAAAAAGTGGAAGGCAAGGCCCCAGAGGAAATCCCTGCGGAACCACCCCCTTCCCAAATCGGTGACCTTTTCTCCTCCCTTTCAAAAAGTCTTGAGGAAGCTAAAAAAAGACAAAAGGCAGCATAAACCAGGAAATGAAACAGGATTACTACCCTGAAGAGACGGATAACAACTCTGCAGCGAAATCAAACCAAAAGCATCGGGGCGCAGTGCAGAAGCTCCACCCCGATGTCTATACCCTGGGGGCAAAGGTTCAGTTCAAGGGCCCGCTCAGACCAATGCTGCCGGTACTGGTCGAAACGCCCTTTGACAGAAGGGGGTGGCTTTTTGAAATTAAATGGGATGGATACAGGGCAATAGCGGAGTGTTTAGGTGATAAAACTGAACTTTATTCCCGCAACGGCAAAAGCTTCCTCTCCCATTATCCCACTATAGTCAAAGAGCTTAAAGAGCTTGATTTTGAAGCTGTTTTTGATGGTGAAATCGTGGTCATAGATGAAAATGGCCGCTCTGACTTCTCAAGACTCCAGAACTACCGGCGCACCGGAGCCGGCACTGTTATCTACTACATTTTTGATCTGATCTACTTCAGAGGATATGACATCACCGGACTTCCGCTTCGCACCAGAAAAGCACTTCTTCAATCCATACTCCCCAGATCACTGCAGTTCATAAAGTTCAGTAACCATCTTGAAGAGCAAGGAAAGGCTTTTTTTAACACTGCCCAGAAATTTGGAGTCGAGGGTATTGTAGGTAAAGATGGTGCAAGCCCTTATATACCGGGAACAAGGAGCAGACGCTGGCAAAAAATTAAATTCACCCAACAACAGGAGATGGTGATCGGAGGTTATACGGTACAGGATAAAACAGAGGAGCTGCTCAGTTCGTTAATCACCGGAGTATACGAATCGGGAAATCTTATTTACACAGGAAACGTGGGAAGCGGTTTCAGCCATGATGAGCTTGCCGAAATTCCCCAAAAACTTAGCAAGTATTCCAAAGAGAGCTCTCCTTTTTCCAACCCACCGGCCTTTGATAGCAACACACGCTGG from Chitinispirillum alkaliphilum carries:
- a CDS encoding Type IV fimbrial assembly, ATPase PilB, producing MVMQRRRKKLGEILIAQGMITHEQLLMALQEHKRTGVSVGKILVGNGFITDEELSAVLGEQIQLTQRKRIGEVLIEQGLITEEQLNKGLEEQRRTGLRLGKCLTQLKYLTENKLVDVLSAQLDVQHVVIENLTLSKNVLKTIPEEIARKYKVIPLFEQDGILTVAMADPSNLRTLDHLKFKTGKEIEPVIATEKGIVGAIDKHYSSGLEEMTQLLGDVKEAGELDLVKVEEGTESLSDEEGAQVVKLVNLLVNQAISERASDIHLEPMEGYLRLRYRIDGVLIEKNPIPLQLRAQIISRLKIMAGMDIAEKRKPQDGRFQIRHDGREIDLRVSTFPAMTRKRGVNEKVVMRILDPESLGITIDKLGFLPHVQKRFLEILKKPDGILLVTGPTGSGKTSTLYASLQHIYDTTKNIVTMEDPVELHFDGINQGQINSRAGFTFAEGMRSILRQDPDIILIGEMRDSETCEMAIQAALTGHLVLSTLHTNDAPSTYTRLLDMGLEPFLVTSTIIGVVAQRLVRKICSKCKEVYQPDPELLAQLGLKADTQFYRGKGCNLCEGSGYRGRLGLYELLIPDATMGKMVVQRSSSEEIRKYLLGRGDYDTLRRDGLRKAIQGITTIEQVLGATQNE
- a CDS encoding Thiamine-monophosphate kinase codes for the protein MHPFPSAEYEIIEKIKSALSNSGDNPSYEEMIGDDAAVRVGSDREKLIITADVSVENVHFSTDYMTLEQIAYKAMVSNISDCAAMGAVPDSAVVQLVFPKHQEKTISQIEKIYLGFSKATEKWKFPIVGGDISAGPVWVIAVTLMGRVPQGGRVLKRKGIRPGDRLWVTGVPGRSSAGLAALNYYGPGAVPEMYCSLLEAHISPAPRIEAAVLLASDKRVHAGMDLSDGLSKDVGTLCYENGIGFLFETNYLQHCGEMVKLAEELSRECAEWFYHGGEEYELLFAADETFNPDEKCYKELGLKFISLGRFTPEYNGMMVRDSQNRLQVLTAESYDHCR
- a CDS encoding Ribokinase, whose amino-acid sequence is MKIPYIPQDGKDKISAFGSALVDLCILERDEFLKSCGASKGGMVLTDHLFIKSLLEKASSAPTIIPGGSACNTILGIGKLGGNACFIGKRGADKLGDLFEQGLREHNVESVLLNSEIPTGHVLSIITPDAQRSMFTFLGASADTKPEEISESYFKDTALVHFEGYLVSNRPLLLKALECAKSSGALISLDLASYTVVEQSKAFLDEIIDNYVDILIANEDEAAAFSGLSVEEEAFEYLASRAEIAVMKLGKRGSIIGHDGETIIIAPQGEGDAIDTTGAGDLWAAGFLYGLINGMSLRECGALGSECGFEVCQNIGAVIPPQGWERIKIRLQVEEKGMPALS
- a CDS encoding Fructose-bisphosphate aldolase class I, coding for MYLETDTLLTTAQAMMMQGKGILAADESMGTIGKRFQKVNLDSTPKLRQAYREMLFTAPGIEQYISSVILFDETIRQRSSKGVPFPVLLRERGIIPGIKVDRGTSEIPFSPEEKVTEGLDGLRERLLEYRELGAQFCKWRAVFSISCDTPTDICISSNVHALARYAALCQEVNLVPMIEPEVLMDGDHDIETCARVTLRVNNLLFKELLDHKVKLEGAILKPNMVLPGKESERRADVSEIAQSTVRCFNRTVPPAVCGIAFLSGGQSPFEATENLNAINKSGSYPWRLTFSFSRALQQHPLEIWRGKEEKVKEAQAAFVHRARCNSAASTGNYTKELEEHFE
- a CDS encoding Ku domain protein — encoded protein: MRSIWSGALAFGLIYIPVKLYDATRTHRINFDMLRKEDLCRVRYVRVCGESGEEVPFDEIVKGYQYRKGEYVVLDPQDFRRANVKKTQTIEIHGFVDGGEVDQKFLEKPYYLEPLRGAAKAYSLLIEALQKSGKVAVARYVMKTREHMALIKPYENVLVLNQMRFADEIRSSSQLDLPSVKEQQIPQRELEMAVNLIEQLTIPWEPEKYHDSYFEDLQRIIQEKVEGKAPEEIPAEPPPSQIGDLFSSLSKSLEEAKKRQKAA